The following nucleotide sequence is from Pseudomonas sp. S09G 359.
AATGGCTTGAACCTCTCGGACGTGCGCACCCTGATCGCTGCGTCCAACGTCAACCAGCCCAAGGGCAACTTCGACGGCCCAACTCGCGTGTCGATGCTCGACGCCAACGACCAGTTGGTCTCGCCCCAGCAATACGCCGAACTGATCCTGGCCTATAACAATGGCGCGCCGTTGCGCCTTAAAGATGTGGCGCAGATCGTCGACGGCGCCGAAAACGAACGCCTTGCCGCCTGGGCCAATGAAAACCAGGCCGTGCTGCTGAATATCCAGCGCCAGCCGGGCGCCAACGTGATTGAAGTGGTCGACCGCATCAAGGCGCTGCTGCCGAGCATCACCGATAACCTGCCGGCCGGCCTTGACGTCACGGTGCTGACCGACCGCACCCAGACCATTCGCGCCTCGGTAAAAGACGTACAGTACGAATTGCTGATCGCCATCGCCCTGGTGGTGATGGTCACCTTCCTGTTCCTGCGCCGGGTCAGTGCGACCCTTATTCCGTCGATCGCTGTGCCGCTGTCGCTGGTGGGCACCTTCGGCGTGATGTACCTGGCCGGCTTCTCGATCAATAACCTGACCCTGATGGCCCTGACCATCGCCACCGGTTTCGTGGTGGACGATGCCATCGTGATGCTGGAAAACATCTCGCGTTACATCGAGGAAGGCGAGACGCCGCTGGCGGCGGCGCTCAAGGGCGCCAAGCAGATCGGCTTCACCCTGATTTCCCTGACCCTGTCGCTGATTGCCGTATTGATCCCGCTGCTATTTATGGCCGACGTAGTGGGGCGGCTGTTCCGCGAATTCGCCATTACCCTGGCGGTGGCGATCCTGATTTCCCTGGTGGTGTCCCTGACCCTCACGCCGATGATGTGCGCGCGCTTGCTCAAGCGTGAGCCCAAGGACGAGGAGCAAAGCCGCTTCTACAAGGCCAGCGGTGCGTGGATCGATTGGTTGATCGCGCGGTATGGCAGCATGTTGCAATGGGTACTCCGGCACCAACCGCTGACCCTGCTGGTGGCCATCGCCACCCTGGGCCTCACGGTGCTGCTGTACCTGGCGGTGCCCAAGGGCTTTTTCCCGGTGCAGGACACCGGGGTGATCCAGGGTATTTCCGAAGCGCCGCAGTCGATCTCCTTCGCGGCCATGAGCCAGCGCCAACAGGAGTTGGCCAAGATCATCCTCGCCGACCCGGCGGTGGAAAGCCTGTCGTCCTACATTGGGGTGGACGGCGATAACGCCACCCTCAACAGCGGCCGCTTGCTGATCAACCTCAAGCCCCACGGTCAGCGCGATCTGAGCGCGGCCCAGGTGATCACCCGCCTGCAACCGAATATCGACAAGCTGGTGGGTATCCGCCTGTTCATGCAGCCGGTGCAGGACTTGACCATCGAGGACCGGGTCAGCCGCACCCAGTACCAATTCAGCATGTCTTCGCCGGATGCCGACCTGCTGGCGCTGTGGAGCGACAAGCTGGTGCACACCCTGAGCCAGATGCCGGAACTCACCGATGTCGCCAGCGACCTGCAGGACAAAGGCCTGCAGGTGTACCTGGTGATCGACCGTGACGCGGCCTCGCGCCTGGGTGTAAGTGTGTCGACCATCACCGACGCGCTCTACGACGCCTTCGGCCAGCGGCAGATTTCTACCATCTATACCCAGGCCAGCCAGTACCGCGTGGTCTTGCAGGCCCAGTCCGGGGAAACCCTGGGCCCGGCGGCGCTGAACCAGATCCATGTAAAAACCACCGATGGCGGCCAAGTGCGCCTGTCCAGCCTGGCTCATGTGGAGCAGCGCCAGGCCCAGTTGGCGATTGCGCATATTGGCCAGTTCCCGGCGGTGATGATGTCGTTCAACCTGGCCCCGGGCGTGGCGCTGGGCAAAGGCGTGGAGCTGATCAACCAGGCGCAGAAAGACATCGGCATGCCGGTGGGCGTACAGACTCAGTTCCAGGGCGCGGCCCAGGCCTTCGAGGCGTCGCTGTCGAGTACCTTGCTGCTGATCCTGGCGGCGGTGGTCACCATGTACATCGTGCTGGGCGTGCTCTACGAGAGCTATATCCACCCGATCACCATTCTCTCGACCTTGCCGTCGGCAGCAGTGGGGGCGTTGCTGGCCTTGCTGCTCAGTGGCAATGACCTGGGGATGATCGCGATCATCGGCATTATCTTGCTGATCGGTATCGTCAAGAAGAACGCGATCATGATGATCGACTTCGCCCTCGACGCCGAGCGCAACCAGGGCCTCGACCCGCAGACCGCCATCTACCAGGCGGCGCTGTTGCGCTTCCGGCCGATCCTGATGACCACCCTGGCCGCGCTGTTCGGTGCGGTACCGTTGATGCTGGCCACCGGTTCCGGCGCGGAATTGCGCCAGCCCCTGGGCCTGGTGATGGTCGGTGGGTTGCTGGTGAGCCAGGTATTGACCCTGTTCACCACGCCGGTGATCTACCTGTACTTCGACCGCCTTGGTCGTCGCTGGCGCAAAGAGCCACAAAGCCTGGAGCCGGTTGAGTCATGAACCTGTCCGGACCGTTCATTCGCCGGCCGGTAGCCACCATGCTGCTGAGCCTGGCGATCATGCTGTTGGGAGGTGTCAGCTTCAACCTGCTGCCGGTATCGCCATTGCCGCAGATCGACTTCCCGGTGATCGTGGTGTCGGCCAGCTTGCCCGGCGCCAGCCCCGAGGTGATGGCGTCCACGGTGGCGACGCCGCTGGAACGTTCGTTCGGCGCGATTTCCGGCATCACCACCATGAGCAGCTCGTCGAGCCAGGGTTCTACGCGGGTCATCCTGGCGTTCGATTCCGGCCGCGATATCAACGGCGCGGCGCGGGAAGTGCAAGCGGCCATCAATGCCTCGCGCAACCTGCTGCCCAGTGGCATGCGCAGCATGCCCACCTACAAGAAGATCAACCCGTCCCAGGCGCCGATCATGGTGCTGTCACTGACCTCGGACGTGTTGCAAAAGGGCCAATTGTACGACCTGGCCTCGACCATCCTTTCGCAAAGCCTGTCCCAGGTGCCGGGCGTGGGCGAAGTGCAGATCGGCGGCAGCTCCCTGCCGGCCGTGCGCATCGAGCTGGAACCCAAGGCCCTCGACCAGTACGGCGTGGCCCTGGACGATGTGCGCAACACCATCGCCAATGCCAACCAGCGCCGGCCCAAGGGTTCCCTGGAAGACAGCGAGCGCAACTGGCAGATCCAGGCCAACGACCAGCTGGAAAAGGCCAAGGACTACGAACCGCTGCTGATTCGCTACCAGAACGGCGCGGCCCTGCGCCTGGGCGATGTGGCGAAGATCAGCGACGGCGTGGAAGACCGCTACAACAGTGGCTTCTTCAACAATGATTCGGCAGTGTTGCTGGTGATCAACCGCCAGTCGGGCGCCAACATCATCGAGACCGTCAAGCAGATCAAGGCGCAGTTGCCGGCGTTGCAGGCGGTGCTGCCGTCGAGCGTCAAACTCAGCCTGGCCATGGACCGCTCGCCGGTGATCACCGCCACCCTGCACGAAGCCGAGATGACCCTGTTGATCGCGGTGGGGCTGGTGATCCTGGTGGTCTACCTGTTCCTAGGCAACTTCCGCGCTTCGTTGATTCCGACCCTGGCGGTGCCGGTATCGCTGGTGGGCACCTTTGCGGTGATGTACCTGTACGGTTTTTCGCTGAACAACTTCTCATTGATGGCGCTGATCCTGGCCACCGGCCTGGTGGTGGACGATGCCATCGTGGTGCTGGAGAACATCTCCCGGCATATCGACGAAGGCGTGCCACCGATGAAGGCGGCGTACCTGGGGGCCGAGGAGGTCGGCTTTACCTTGCTGTCGATGAACGTGTCGCTGGTGGCGGTGTTCCTCTCCATCCTGTTTATGGGCGGGATCGTCACCAACCTGTTCCGTGAGTTTTCCATCACCTTGTCGGCGGCGATCATTGTGTCGCTGATCGTGTCGCTGACGTTGACTCCAATGCTGTGCGCGCGTTGGCTCAAGCCCCATGTCAAAGGGCAAATGACCGGCTTGCAGCGCTGGAGCCAGAAGATCAACGACCGCATGGTGGCCGGTTATGCCACCAGCCTGGATTGGGTGCTGCGCCATCGCCGCCTGACGCTGCTAAGCCTGTTGCTGACCATCGGTGTCAACGTGGCGTTGTATGTGGTGGTGCCGAAAACATTTATGCCGCAGCAGGACACTGGTCAATTGATCGGCTTCGTGCGCGGGGATGACGGGCTGTCCTTCAGTGTGATGCAGCCGAAGATGGAAACCTTCCGCAAGGCCGTGCTCAAGGACCCGGCGGTGCTCAGTGTGGCCGGCTTTATCGGCGGCAACAATGGCACCAACAACGCGGTGATGCTGGTGCGCCTCAAGCCTATCAGCGAGCGCAAGATTTCGGCGCAAGCGGTGATCGAGCGTCTGCGCAAGGATGTGCCGTTGGTGCCGGGCGGGCGCCTGTTCCTGATGGCCGACCAGGACCTGCAATTCGGCGGCAGCC
It contains:
- a CDS encoding MdtB/MuxB family multidrug efflux RND transporter permease subunit; its protein translation is MNLSRLFILRPVATTLSMLAIVLAGIIAYRLLPVSALPQVDYPTIRVMTLYPGASPDVMTSAVTAPLERQFGQMPGLTQMASTSSGGASVLTLRFNLDINMDVAEQQVQAAINAATNLLPKDLPAPPVYNKVNPADTPVLTLAITSKTMLLPKLNDLVDTRMAQKIAQISGVGMVSIAGGQRQAVRIKVNPEALAANGLNLSDVRTLIAASNVNQPKGNFDGPTRVSMLDANDQLVSPQQYAELILAYNNGAPLRLKDVAQIVDGAENERLAAWANENQAVLLNIQRQPGANVIEVVDRIKALLPSITDNLPAGLDVTVLTDRTQTIRASVKDVQYELLIAIALVVMVTFLFLRRVSATLIPSIAVPLSLVGTFGVMYLAGFSINNLTLMALTIATGFVVDDAIVMLENISRYIEEGETPLAAALKGAKQIGFTLISLTLSLIAVLIPLLFMADVVGRLFREFAITLAVAILISLVVSLTLTPMMCARLLKREPKDEEQSRFYKASGAWIDWLIARYGSMLQWVLRHQPLTLLVAIATLGLTVLLYLAVPKGFFPVQDTGVIQGISEAPQSISFAAMSQRQQELAKIILADPAVESLSSYIGVDGDNATLNSGRLLINLKPHGQRDLSAAQVITRLQPNIDKLVGIRLFMQPVQDLTIEDRVSRTQYQFSMSSPDADLLALWSDKLVHTLSQMPELTDVASDLQDKGLQVYLVIDRDAASRLGVSVSTITDALYDAFGQRQISTIYTQASQYRVVLQAQSGETLGPAALNQIHVKTTDGGQVRLSSLAHVEQRQAQLAIAHIGQFPAVMMSFNLAPGVALGKGVELINQAQKDIGMPVGVQTQFQGAAQAFEASLSSTLLLILAAVVTMYIVLGVLYESYIHPITILSTLPSAAVGALLALLLSGNDLGMIAIIGIILLIGIVKKNAIMMIDFALDAERNQGLDPQTAIYQAALLRFRPILMTTLAALFGAVPLMLATGSGAELRQPLGLVMVGGLLVSQVLTLFTTPVIYLYFDRLGRRWRKEPQSLEPVES
- a CDS encoding efflux RND transporter permease subunit, encoding MNLSGPFIRRPVATMLLSLAIMLLGGVSFNLLPVSPLPQIDFPVIVVSASLPGASPEVMASTVATPLERSFGAISGITTMSSSSSQGSTRVILAFDSGRDINGAAREVQAAINASRNLLPSGMRSMPTYKKINPSQAPIMVLSLTSDVLQKGQLYDLASTILSQSLSQVPGVGEVQIGGSSLPAVRIELEPKALDQYGVALDDVRNTIANANQRRPKGSLEDSERNWQIQANDQLEKAKDYEPLLIRYQNGAALRLGDVAKISDGVEDRYNSGFFNNDSAVLLVINRQSGANIIETVKQIKAQLPALQAVLPSSVKLSLAMDRSPVITATLHEAEMTLLIAVGLVILVVYLFLGNFRASLIPTLAVPVSLVGTFAVMYLYGFSLNNFSLMALILATGLVVDDAIVVLENISRHIDEGVPPMKAAYLGAEEVGFTLLSMNVSLVAVFLSILFMGGIVTNLFREFSITLSAAIIVSLIVSLTLTPMLCARWLKPHVKGQMTGLQRWSQKINDRMVAGYATSLDWVLRHRRLTLLSLLLTIGVNVALYVVVPKTFMPQQDTGQLIGFVRGDDGLSFSVMQPKMETFRKAVLKDPAVLSVAGFIGGNNGTNNAVMLVRLKPISERKISAQAVIERLRKDVPLVPGGRLFLMADQDLQFGGSRDQTSAQYSYILQSGDLAALRLWYPKVVSALRELPELTAIDAREGRGAAQVTLIVDRDQAKRLGIDMDMVTAVLNNAYSQRQISTIYDSLNQYQVVMEVNPKYAQDPITLNQMQVITSTGARVPLSTIAHYENSLADDRVSHEGQFASENIAFDMAPGVTVEQGTAAIERAIAKVGLPEDVIAKMAGTADAFAATQKGQPFMILGALVAVYLVLGILYESYIHPLTILSTLPSAGVGAMLAIYLTGGEFSLISLLGLFLLIGVVKKNAILMIDLALQLERNDGLGPLESIRSACLLRLRPILMTTLAAILGALPLLLGTGDGAEMRHPLGLTIIGGLVFSQVLTLYTTPVVYLYLDRARHRFNAWRGVRTDAALDTAL